One genomic segment of Pedobacter endophyticus includes these proteins:
- a CDS encoding efflux RND transporter periplasmic adaptor subunit, translated as MDKKIEKKRFSTKTLLMVGGVIAFLAVVIYGYTLSLKKTYSADVDKLTISKVVYGDFEDVVLLNASVVPLTSVIVSSSEGGTVAEIFTENGASVVKGTPLLRISNSNAMLSYTSSQTAATEQINQLRKSRLDLEQNQRVLNQDVLDVENSLRTAARQYRLDSALFSKKVITLQEFNKSSQDYEYYQGKLKIVRQAVKQENQSRKMQLSQIDESMAQMNESLEMIRKNIENMTIKAPVSGKLSSYDPVIGKSYNSNEMIGKIDVLQGYKLQAGVDEYYINRVKEGQTSTCEFNGKTYNLTVSKVIPEVTAGQFQIEMVFKTSAPDGLRRGLSLQTKLTLSDNSKSLLLAQGQFFQSTGGSWVFVVNNGKATKRNVKIGRKNYLYYEILDGLQKGDEVITSSYDQFNQYDQVEISR; from the coding sequence ATGGATAAAAAAATAGAGAAGAAGAGATTTAGCACTAAAACCTTATTAATGGTAGGTGGGGTAATTGCTTTTTTAGCAGTTGTAATTTATGGTTACACTTTATCGCTAAAAAAGACATACAGCGCTGATGTCGATAAACTAACAATTAGCAAAGTTGTGTACGGCGATTTCGAGGATGTAGTATTGCTAAATGCAAGCGTAGTGCCGTTAACATCGGTAATTGTAAGCTCATCGGAAGGCGGAACGGTTGCCGAAATTTTTACCGAAAATGGTGCATCAGTAGTAAAGGGAACGCCGTTGTTACGAATTTCGAACTCTAATGCAATGCTGAGCTATACTTCGAGCCAAACCGCGGCCACTGAACAAATAAACCAGTTGCGAAAATCGAGACTGGATTTGGAACAGAACCAAAGGGTGCTGAATCAAGATGTTTTAGACGTGGAGAACAGTTTGCGCACTGCTGCCCGTCAATATCGGTTGGATAGCGCCTTATTCAGCAAAAAAGTGATCACATTACAAGAGTTCAATAAATCAAGCCAGGATTACGAATATTATCAGGGCAAGCTGAAGATTGTTCGCCAGGCGGTAAAGCAAGAGAACCAAAGTCGTAAAATGCAGCTGTCGCAAATCGACGAGTCGATGGCGCAGATGAACGAGAGTTTAGAAATGATCCGTAAAAATATAGAGAACATGACGATAAAAGCGCCTGTTTCGGGTAAGTTATCATCTTATGATCCGGTTATCGGTAAATCTTATAATTCTAATGAAATGATCGGGAAGATCGATGTATTGCAAGGTTACAAGCTACAGGCCGGGGTAGATGAGTATTACATCAATCGGGTTAAAGAAGGGCAAACGTCTACATGTGAGTTCAACGGGAAAACTTACAATTTAACGGTTAGCAAAGTAATTCCCGAAGTTACTGCAGGCCAGTTTCAAATCGAAATGGTATTTAAAACTTCAGCTCCCGATGGCTTGCGCCGTGGATTATCGCTCCAAACAAAACTCACATTATCTGATAACAGCAAGTCGCTGCTTTTGGCGCAGGGCCAGTTTTTTCAGAGTACCGGTGGTTCGTGGGTGTTTGTGGTAAACAATGGTAAAGCGACCAAGAGAAATGTAAAAATCGGAAGAAAGAATTACCTGTATTACGAAATTTTAGACGGTTTGCAAAAAGGGGATGAAGTAATTACATCATCGTACGATCAGTTTAATCAATATGACCAGGTTGAAATAAGTCGTTAG
- a CDS encoding ABC transporter ATP-binding protein, giving the protein MIKIENLEKVYKTEEVETTALNGISLHVKEGEFVSIMGPSGCGKSTLLNVMGLLDKPERGSYKFVDTELLTLNDRERSNFRKRNMGFVFQNFNLIDELTVFENIELPLIYNKVPAGERKTRVNEIIERMNIVNRSGHFPQQLSGGQQQRVAVARALVTKPKLILADEPTGNLDSSNGNEVMELLCELNEAGTTIVMVTHSSHDASFSHRIVNLKDGHVISEKVNKSRNEELI; this is encoded by the coding sequence ATGATCAAAATAGAAAATCTTGAAAAAGTCTACAAAACGGAAGAAGTAGAAACTACGGCGTTAAACGGGATCAGCCTTCATGTAAAAGAAGGTGAGTTTGTTTCCATTATGGGCCCGTCGGGCTGCGGAAAATCCACGCTATTAAATGTAATGGGTTTATTGGATAAGCCCGAAAGGGGCAGTTATAAGTTTGTTGATACGGAACTTTTAACGTTGAACGATCGAGAGCGTTCTAATTTCCGCAAGCGGAATATGGGCTTTGTTTTCCAGAACTTCAACCTGATTGATGAGTTGACGGTGTTTGAAAACATCGAGTTGCCTTTAATCTACAACAAGGTTCCTGCGGGCGAACGTAAAACGCGGGTTAATGAAATTATTGAACGGATGAACATTGTAAATCGCAGCGGGCATTTTCCGCAACAACTTTCTGGTGGTCAACAACAGCGAGTTGCGGTTGCGAGGGCGTTGGTTACAAAGCCTAAACTAATTTTAGCCGATGAGCCTACGGGTAACCTCGATAGTTCTAACGGTAACGAAGTAATGGAGCTGCTGTGTGAACTGAACGAGGCGGGAACGACCATTGTAATGGTAACGCACTCGAGCCACGATGCCAGTTTTTCGCATAGAATAGTAAACCTAAAGGATGGCCACGTAATCTCTGAAAAGGTAAATAAAAGTAGAAACGAGGAGCTTATTTAA
- a CDS encoding sigma-54-dependent transcriptional regulator: MLNTTVLIIDDDDDILLSARLFLKQQVKQVITCKSPKEINVLLSRNEVDIILLDMNYQKGASDGREGLYWLEHILSIDKDYVVILMTAFGNVELAVKAIKNGATDFILKPWENEKLFATISAASKLRESTTKVQKLEKIHSSLQKDMARGFEHIVGEAEGIKQLQNVLLKVAPTDANVLILGENGTGKQVFAYEIHGNSQRKNQVFMHVDLGSLNENLFESELFGYARGAFTDAREDKPGRFELADGGTIFLDEIGNLTLPLQAKLLSVLQNRTVVRLGESKERKVNVRLITATNMPLNDMVAKGTFRQDLLFRINTVELLLPPLRKRGTDILLLANHFLQVFNTKYHKEIRSLSHKAEDVLLNYKWPGNVRELQHVLERAVIMSDGKEILEDDLQLSPQRFTQNIPVIDEMALEDMEKMMVEKAINKHKGNISKAAAELGLTRAALYRRIEKFGI, encoded by the coding sequence ATGCTAAACACCACTGTTTTAATCATCGACGATGATGATGACATTCTTCTAAGTGCTCGCCTGTTCCTCAAACAGCAGGTAAAACAGGTAATAACCTGCAAATCGCCGAAAGAGATTAATGTTTTGTTAAGCCGAAACGAAGTTGATATCATTCTGCTCGATATGAACTACCAAAAAGGGGCGAGCGATGGCCGCGAGGGCCTTTACTGGTTGGAGCACATTTTATCTATCGATAAAGATTACGTGGTTATTTTGATGACCGCTTTTGGTAATGTAGAACTTGCGGTAAAAGCCATAAAAAATGGAGCCACCGATTTCATCTTAAAACCCTGGGAAAATGAAAAGCTATTTGCCACCATCTCTGCCGCATCAAAACTTCGCGAATCGACAACGAAAGTGCAAAAGCTCGAGAAAATCCACTCCTCTTTGCAAAAGGATATGGCCCGAGGATTTGAGCACATTGTAGGCGAGGCCGAAGGCATTAAACAACTCCAAAACGTTTTGCTTAAAGTTGCACCCACCGATGCAAATGTGCTCATTTTGGGCGAAAATGGTACTGGGAAGCAAGTGTTTGCTTATGAGATTCACGGAAATTCGCAACGCAAAAATCAGGTATTTATGCACGTCGACCTCGGCTCGTTGAATGAAAATCTTTTCGAAAGCGAATTATTTGGCTACGCCAGGGGCGCCTTTACCGATGCCAGGGAAGACAAGCCCGGCCGTTTCGAACTGGCCGATGGCGGCACAATTTTCTTAGATGAGATCGGAAACCTTACCCTACCCCTTCAAGCCAAATTATTAAGCGTTTTGCAAAACCGAACTGTAGTTCGTTTGGGCGAAAGCAAGGAAAGAAAAGTGAATGTTAGGCTAATTACGGCCACCAACATGCCTTTGAACGACATGGTGGCAAAAGGCACCTTTCGGCAAGATTTGCTCTTTAGGATTAATACCGTCGAGCTGCTGTTACCGCCACTTAGAAAACGCGGAACCGACATTTTGCTCCTGGCCAATCATTTTTTGCAAGTGTTCAACACAAAATATCATAAAGAAATCCGAAGTTTAAGCCACAAAGCCGAAGATGTACTTTTAAATTACAAATGGCCCGGAAACGTTCGCGAACTGCAACATGTACTCGAACGTGCCGTAATTATGAGCGATGGAAAAGAAATTTTGGAAGACGATTTGCAATTAAGTCCACAGCGGTTTACACAAAATATCCCCGTTATTGATGAAATGGCCCTCGAAGACATGGAAAAAATGATGGTTGAAAAAGCAATCAACAAGCACAAGGGAAACATATCAAAGGCCGCCGCAGAACTCGGCCTCACCCGTGCCGCTTTGTACAGGAGAATTGAGAAATTTGGAATTTGA
- a CDS encoding ABC transporter permease, with product MFKLNFKIALRNLWKNKGFTLINLGGLAIGLASCMVLLLYVSYEWSYDKQYTNADKTYVVYQNAAANGKTFSWAWTPNPMAKEVAVKIQGVKYASHSTYPNPMLITVGENKIKARAVFADQYLPKILDYRFTKGNPEQALKGVNTIILTESFAKKLFGDEDPINKTVKLDNQDLLKVEAIIEDIPANNSIVFECLMPWELFEKKNPWAKGNNWGNNMCLTLVQLKDNNFFAQANADMEGIYKRNQSGNTAEALLHPITKWHLYSDFQNGKSVGGKIEQLKIFLLLAFCILLIACVNFMNLSTARSERRAKEVGIRKAIGSTRKSLVGQFLLESTFITLLSGVLAFILVEISLPYFNNLLNIQLQIDYGSIVFWATFLGLMVFTGFIAGSYPALYLSSFEPIKVLKGLKIKSDSSVSVRKVLVVVQFVFAACLIVCTSVIYQQLTYVKNKPIGYDKSNLIQIAVQGKMGDDSKLELLKALLVKSGAATDVTTFSKDITENGNNTTSISWEGKSPNESILFNNRGIGGDFIKTIGTELIIGREFSATSKNDSNKVMLNEAAVKMMRLKNPVGATITYGDTKMINVGVVKDFVVESAYQRVAPMIFYPSYLDGAAVVIVRLNPNQNISTSLAKIDELVKQIEPDYPVNRKFVDESFEQKFQDEKLLGTLSNWFGGFAIFISCLGLLGLALFMAEQRKKEISIRKVLGASTANILTLLNKDFIKLVGIANLIAFPLAYIITNKWLSAFEYRISFSAMPFIAAITLSVIIAVLTVSIQSVKVAKANPVDALKYE from the coding sequence ATGTTTAAACTTAACTTTAAAATCGCGTTGCGAAACCTCTGGAAAAACAAGGGCTTTACCTTGATTAACCTTGGGGGACTTGCCATTGGCCTCGCCAGTTGCATGGTTTTGTTACTGTACGTTTCATACGAATGGAGCTATGATAAGCAGTATACAAATGCAGATAAAACGTATGTGGTTTACCAAAACGCAGCTGCGAACGGGAAAACTTTTAGCTGGGCATGGACGCCAAACCCGATGGCAAAGGAAGTGGCCGTAAAAATTCAGGGGGTTAAGTATGCCTCTCATTCCACCTATCCAAATCCAATGCTGATTACAGTTGGTGAGAACAAAATAAAAGCTCGGGCGGTTTTTGCTGATCAATACCTACCAAAAATATTGGATTACAGGTTTACAAAGGGAAATCCAGAGCAGGCACTAAAGGGTGTAAACACAATTATCCTGACGGAATCATTTGCCAAAAAACTATTTGGAGACGAAGACCCGATCAATAAAACCGTGAAGCTTGATAATCAAGATCTGTTAAAGGTAGAGGCTATAATTGAGGATATTCCTGCCAATAATAGTATTGTGTTTGAATGTTTAATGCCCTGGGAATTATTTGAAAAAAAGAATCCCTGGGCCAAAGGAAATAATTGGGGAAATAACATGTGCCTCACCTTGGTTCAATTAAAGGATAATAATTTCTTCGCCCAGGCTAATGCCGATATGGAGGGAATTTACAAGCGGAACCAAAGTGGAAATACGGCCGAGGCTTTACTGCACCCCATAACCAAATGGCATTTATACAGCGATTTCCAGAACGGGAAATCAGTTGGAGGAAAGATAGAACAGCTCAAAATATTCCTTTTGCTCGCTTTTTGCATTCTTTTAATTGCTTGTGTAAACTTCATGAACTTATCTACCGCTCGCTCAGAGCGTAGGGCAAAAGAGGTAGGCATCCGTAAGGCCATCGGCTCCACTCGCAAATCGTTGGTAGGGCAATTCTTACTGGAATCGACGTTTATCACTTTACTTTCGGGAGTTCTCGCTTTCATTCTTGTCGAAATCAGCTTACCCTACTTTAACAACCTGTTAAATATCCAATTACAAATAGATTACGGCAGTATCGTTTTTTGGGCTACGTTTTTAGGCTTAATGGTATTTACAGGATTCATAGCAGGCAGTTATCCGGCATTATATCTTTCCTCGTTCGAGCCCATCAAGGTTTTAAAAGGACTGAAGATAAAATCCGACTCTTCGGTTTCTGTCCGCAAGGTTTTAGTAGTGGTGCAATTTGTATTTGCCGCCTGTTTAATTGTTTGCACATCGGTAATTTATCAACAGCTTACCTATGTTAAAAATAAGCCGATTGGATATGATAAATCTAATCTTATTCAAATTGCGGTTCAAGGCAAAATGGGAGACGATAGCAAACTGGAACTGCTAAAGGCCTTATTGGTAAAATCAGGTGCGGCAACTGATGTTACTACTTTTAGTAAAGATATTACCGAAAACGGTAACAATACAACCAGTATTTCGTGGGAGGGGAAAAGCCCTAATGAGTCTATACTCTTCAACAATAGGGGAATAGGTGGTGATTTTATTAAGACGATTGGCACCGAATTAATTATTGGACGCGAATTCTCGGCAACATCTAAAAACGACAGTAACAAGGTAATGCTTAATGAGGCTGCGGTGAAAATGATGCGTTTAAAAAATCCGGTTGGAGCAACCATTACCTATGGCGATACCAAGATGATAAATGTAGGTGTTGTTAAGGATTTTGTGGTAGAAAGTGCGTACCAGAGGGTGGCGCCGATGATTTTTTATCCGAGCTACCTTGATGGGGCCGCAGTTGTGATCGTACGTCTAAACCCAAACCAAAATATAAGCACTTCATTAGCAAAAATTGATGAGTTGGTTAAACAGATTGAACCTGATTATCCGGTTAACCGGAAATTTGTTGATGAATCTTTCGAACAAAAGTTTCAAGATGAAAAACTGCTCGGAACACTTTCTAACTGGTTCGGAGGCTTTGCCATCTTCATTTCTTGTTTGGGTTTATTGGGATTGGCACTTTTCATGGCCGAACAACGTAAAAAGGAAATCAGCATTCGCAAGGTACTGGGTGCCAGCACCGCAAATATTCTCACGCTTTTAAATAAAGACTTCATTAAGCTGGTTGGCATTGCAAATCTGATCGCTTTTCCATTGGCCTATATCATCACTAACAAATGGCTGTCGGCTTTCGAATATCGAATATCCTTTTCGGCTATGCCTTTTATAGCTGCAATCACATTATCGGTAATTATAGCTGTTTTAACGGTGAGCATACAGTCGGTCAAAGTGGCAAAGGCCAATCCGGTTGACGCGTTGAAATATGAGTAA
- a CDS encoding sensor histidine kinase: MFYNRFTFRLISRLVIINLLGYLLFYLITNTQLWFTIIGVSLILLGSIISLYYYINEIRSDINRFILAVKTRDHTLNFKNKATKGSFPELYQSFGEILQVHKQIRLEQEAMFQLIKTILEQVPVGVIVVNNTATAKEEIAFFNQAATNLLAVPAYKYWHRLKQHIPDFGSEVEQIAKGGKKFLELKIQEKLTLLSTEVIPLNLYGKDYTIISFQNIKDEIEQKETEAWNRLIGVISHEILNSITPISSLSDTLNSMVTDKETLNLDEMEDLKTALQTIKRRSTGLLDFVKDYRLIAELPTPSLESHTIGEILKHIKILMQPFARVKKVLLDVEQTSSKITVKLDLKLIEQVLINLITNSIYAVEDRDNPHISVNYRLENTRVYIDVTDNGKGIEPADLEKIFVPFYTTRKNGSGIGLTISRNIMKMHRGSIEVVSVPNDYTTFSLLFNYI, translated from the coding sequence ATGTTTTATAATCGCTTTACATTTCGTTTAATATCGAGGCTGGTCATCATTAATCTGCTGGGTTATTTGTTGTTTTACCTCATTACCAACACCCAACTCTGGTTCACTATTATTGGGGTAAGTCTCATCCTGTTGGGTTCGATAATTTCACTCTATTATTATATTAATGAAATCCGCTCAGACATCAACCGTTTCATATTGGCCGTTAAAACCCGCGATCATACCTTAAATTTCAAAAACAAAGCCACCAAGGGCAGTTTCCCCGAACTGTATCAATCCTTTGGCGAAATCCTCCAGGTGCACAAGCAAATCCGGCTCGAGCAGGAAGCCATGTTCCAGTTGATAAAAACAATTTTGGAGCAAGTTCCAGTCGGGGTAATTGTAGTGAACAATACGGCGACAGCAAAAGAAGAAATTGCCTTCTTTAACCAGGCAGCTACAAACCTTTTGGCCGTTCCGGCCTATAAATACTGGCATCGTTTAAAGCAGCACATTCCTGATTTCGGTAGCGAGGTAGAGCAAATTGCCAAGGGTGGCAAAAAGTTCCTCGAACTCAAAATACAAGAAAAACTCACCCTGTTATCAACCGAAGTCATTCCGCTCAATCTTTACGGTAAAGATTATACCATCATCAGTTTTCAAAATATTAAGGACGAAATTGAGCAGAAAGAAACCGAGGCATGGAACAGATTGATCGGCGTCATCTCTCACGAAATCTTAAATTCCATTACACCTATCAGTTCCTTATCAGATACCCTGAACAGCATGGTAACCGATAAAGAAACCCTCAATTTAGATGAAATGGAAGATTTAAAAACGGCGCTTCAAACCATTAAACGTCGCTCAACAGGGCTTTTAGATTTTGTAAAAGATTATCGCCTAATTGCCGAACTGCCTACACCAAGTCTCGAATCGCACACCATTGGAGAAATATTAAAACACATCAAAATACTGATGCAGCCCTTCGCCAGGGTAAAAAAAGTGCTACTGGATGTCGAACAAACCTCGTCGAAAATTACAGTCAAACTCGATTTAAAACTTATTGAACAAGTACTGATCAACCTGATCACCAACAGTATTTATGCCGTTGAAGATCGTGACAACCCGCACATTTCAGTTAACTATCGGTTAGAGAATACCAGGGTTTACATTGATGTAACCGACAACGGCAAGGGAATCGAACCTGCTGATCTCGAGAAAATATTCGTTCCGTTTTATACCACACGGAAAAACGGCTCCGGCATTGGCCTCACAATAAGCCGCAACATTATGAAGATGCATCGCGGCAGCATCGAAGTCGTATCCGTTCCAAACGATTATACTACTTTCTCGCTCCTATTTAATTACATTTAG
- a CDS encoding endonuclease domain-containing protein, with the protein MEKYGDGLFKGASHKLFEFSRVLRKGSTDAEDILWQALRRKQLDGFKFRRQHPVNKYIADFYCHDAKLIIEVDGEIHNQVENKECDQGRTYELEELGITVIRFTNEHVNTDLNAVLNEIRSYFQK; encoded by the coding sequence ATGGAAAAATACGGAGATGGACTTTTTAAAGGCGCAAGCCACAAGTTGTTTGAGTTTTCGAGAGTATTAAGAAAAGGCAGCACCGATGCCGAGGATATCTTGTGGCAAGCTTTAAGAAGGAAACAGCTTGATGGTTTCAAATTTAGAAGGCAACATCCAGTGAACAAATACATCGCTGATTTTTATTGTCATGATGCTAAATTAATTATTGAAGTTGATGGAGAAATTCATAACCAAGTCGAAAATAAAGAATGCGACCAAGGACGGACTTACGAACTCGAGGAGTTGGGGATAACCGTAATTAGATTTACAAACGAACACGTTAACACCGATTTAAATGCAGTTTTGAATGAAATTAGAAGCTATTTTCAAAAATAA